In a genomic window of Macaca nemestrina isolate mMacNem1 chromosome 18, mMacNem.hap1, whole genome shotgun sequence:
- the LOC105485872 gene encoding complement C1q tumor necrosis factor-related protein 8, which translates to MAAPTLLLLALLLPAGAWPGLPRRPCVHCCHPAWPPGPYARVSDGDPWRSLPRVRPTIDIEILKGEKGEAGVRGRAGRSGKEGPPGARGLQGRKGQKGQVGPPGAPCQRAYAAFSVGRRDGLHSSDDFQAVPFDTELVNLDGAFDLAEGRFLCTVPGVYFLSLNVHTWNYKETYLHIMLNRRPAAVLYAQPSERSVMQAQSLMLLLAAGDAVWVRMFQREQDNAVYGERGDLYITFSGHLVKPAAEL; encoded by the exons ATGGCAGCTCCCACCCTGCTGCTCCTGGCACTGCTGCTGCCCGCGGGGGCCTGGCCTGGGCTGCCGAGGAGGCCCTGTGTGCACTGCTGCCACCCGGCCTGGCCCCCCGGACCCTATGCCCGGGTGAGTGACGGGGACCCGTGGAGGAGCCTGCCTCGTGTGCGGCCCACCATAGACATTGAAATCCTCAAAG GTGAGAAGGGCGAGGCCGGCGTCCGAGGTCGTGCCGGCAGGAGCGGGAAGGAGGGGCCGCCGGGCGCCCGGGGCCTGCAGGGCCGGAAAGGCCAGAAGGGGCAGGTGGGGCCGCCGGGAGCCCCGTGCCAGCGCGCCTACGCGGCCTTCTCCGTGGGCCGGCGCGACGGCCTGCACAGCTCCGACGACTTCCAGGCGGTGCCCTTCGACACGGAGCTGGTGAACCTGGACGGCGCCTTCGACCTGGCCGAGGGTCGTTTCCTCTGCACGGTGCCCGGCGTCTACTTCCTCAGCCTCAACGTGCACACCTGGAACTACAAGGAGACCTACCTGCACATCATGCTGAACCGGCGGCCCGCGGCCGTGCTCTACGCGCAGCCCAGCGAGCGCAGCGTCATGCAGGCCCAGAGCCTGATGCTGCTGCTGGCCGCGGGCGACGCCGTCTGGGTGCGCATGTTCCAGCGCGAGCAGGACAACGCGGTCTACGGCGAGCGCGGAGACCTCTACATCACCTTCAGTGGCCACCTGGTCAAGCCGGCCGCCGAGCTGTAG